A window from Nitrospira sp. ND1 encodes these proteins:
- a CDS encoding Glu/Leu/Phe/Val dehydrogenase: MNEFDTHTFRLAVAQFNEAAESMRLDTNLRERLKLPQRSLLVSIPVKMDDGHVEVFTGYRVQHDSARGPCKGGIRYHPDVNLGEVAALAMWMTWKCAVADLPYGGAKGGVKVDPKKLSRGELQRLTRRYAAEIFPLIGPDKDVPAPDVGTDQQVMAWIMDTYSQQVGYAVQGVVTGKPLSIGGSLGREEATGRGVSYVTLEALQHLKLDVSKATVAVQGFGNVGSNTALIMQQAGARVVAVSDVGGGLYNPKGLDIADVLHRYRDKHEPLREIKLGESISNEELLQLDCTVLVPAALSEQITHANASKLRCRILAEGANGPTTLEADRILTDKGVFIIPDILANSGGVIVSYFEWVQDVQRFFWKAKDIQDRLQDIITSAFHRTLQFSVEKRTTMRMAALMSGIDKVAQAHLQRGLYP; this comes from the coding sequence ATGAACGAATTCGATACCCACACCTTTCGGCTTGCCGTTGCCCAGTTTAATGAAGCGGCAGAATCCATGCGCCTCGACACCAACCTGCGTGAGCGCTTAAAACTGCCGCAACGCTCCCTGCTGGTCAGCATACCGGTGAAGATGGACGACGGGCATGTGGAAGTGTTTACCGGATACCGTGTCCAGCACGATTCCGCGCGGGGCCCCTGCAAGGGCGGCATCCGGTATCATCCGGACGTGAATCTTGGCGAGGTGGCCGCGCTGGCCATGTGGATGACCTGGAAATGTGCCGTGGCGGATCTTCCCTATGGCGGCGCGAAAGGCGGCGTGAAGGTGGATCCCAAGAAACTGTCCCGCGGGGAACTGCAACGCCTGACTCGCCGGTACGCGGCGGAAATTTTCCCGCTGATCGGCCCGGACAAAGATGTTCCGGCACCCGATGTGGGCACGGACCAGCAGGTCATGGCCTGGATTATGGATACCTACAGCCAGCAGGTCGGCTATGCCGTGCAGGGGGTCGTCACCGGCAAGCCGTTATCGATCGGCGGCAGCCTGGGCCGGGAGGAAGCGACCGGTCGCGGCGTCTCCTACGTCACACTGGAAGCCTTGCAGCACCTGAAACTGGACGTATCCAAAGCGACCGTTGCCGTTCAGGGGTTCGGCAATGTCGGATCGAATACCGCCCTCATCATGCAACAAGCGGGCGCCCGGGTCGTGGCGGTGAGCGACGTCGGCGGCGGATTGTACAACCCGAAGGGCCTGGACATTGCCGACGTGCTCCATCGCTATCGTGACAAACATGAACCATTGCGCGAGATCAAGCTGGGCGAGTCGATTAGCAACGAAGAATTGCTGCAACTCGATTGCACGGTACTGGTTCCAGCCGCGCTCTCCGAGCAAATTACCCACGCCAATGCATCCAAGTTGCGCTGTAGAATTCTGGCGGAAGGCGCGAACGGGCCGACGACGCTGGAGGCCGATCGCATCCTGACCGACAAGGGCGTGTTTATCATTCCCGACATTCTGGCGAACTCGGGCGGCGTGATCGTCTCCTATTTTGAATGGGTGCAGGACGTGCAGCGCTTCTTCTGGAAAGCCAAAGATATTCAAGACCGGCTGCAAGACATCATCACCAGTGCCTTCCATCGAACCCTGCAGTTCTCGGTGGAGAAACGGACGACGATGCGCATGGCCGCGTTGATGTCGGGCATCGACAAGGTGGCCCAGGCGCATCTCCAACGCGGGCTCTACCCTTAG